The sequence CCTTGGCACAAATCTGGCAGCCAATACATTCATCATGGCGAACTTGAACAGGCGGAATTGGTATGCCATATTTTTCAATAGGAACTGGTTCGATGCAATCCACGGGACAGAAAGGGACACAGACCTGACATCCTGTGCAATTGTCTTCATCCACCACAGCCATGAGTTTCGGTTTCTTCTTCTTGAAATTAACTTTCTCTGCCGGGTCGGGAACTGTTTTATAGTGATCGTATGTTTTATTGATAGCCATTGTAATTAACTGATTTAAGTGTTGGGAAGTTAAATGAATTTAATTTTTATCACCAAAAGGCTTTTTGCCTATTATAAAAAGTAGTTTAATTTGTCGGACGCTTTGAAAACATATTTAGGAGAAAACAATGGCATACATTATAGCTGAACCATGTGTTGGTACTTGTGATACTGCTTGTGTAGAAGTTTGTCCCGTAGATTGTATCCATGGGCCTGAGAATAAAACAGGAGCTGGTGCTGAAGTAAAAGAGGCTGGATTTGACCCGGAAGGCAAAATGCTTTACATTGATCCAGAAGAATGCATCGATTGTGGTGCATGCGAGCCCGAGTGTCCCGTAGAAGCCATCTTTGAGGAAAGTGAAGTCCCCGAAGAATGGAATAAGTACATTAAAATTAACTATGATTATTTTGGCCGCGAGTATTCGGGTTAAGCATTAATCAAAAATATAAATTAAAACGGCTGTTGGTTTTTCAACGGCCGTTTTTTTTACCATCCTATGAATAAAAATCAAGTATTAGAATTATTAAAATCTGTTAATTATCCCGGGTTTAGCAGGGATATTGTCTCTTTTGGTATGGTGGACGATGTTATAATTGACGGAGATTCTGTTAATATTGCATTAAAAATCACCACCCAGAATGAAGATAAAAAAGAATCCGTAATTGGTGATGTGACTGAAACACTGAATAAAACCGGTGCATTTCAAAATGTAATTGTTTCAATTAAAGAGGGCACTCCTGTAGCTACACCATCACAGGCACCTCAATCTCCTGGCCAACAGCCGGCGGCCCCATTAGAAGGCATAAAACATATTATTGCAGTGGCAAGTGGCAAAGGTGGCGTAGGGAAATCCACCGTTGCTGCCAACTTGGCACTGTCGCTCAAAGGGAAAGGGTTTTCTGTTGGTCTTTTAGATTTGGATATTTATGGCCCGTCCTTGCCAATAATTTTAGGTATTAATGAACAACCTCCATTGACACAAGACCGTAAACTTATTCCTTTAGATCACATGGGATTAAAAATTATGAGTTTTGGTTTTATCAGTGGAAACCAAACACCCGTGATTTGGCGCGGCCCCTTGGTGGCACGAATGACAGAGCAGTTTTTTCGTGATGTTGTGTGGGGAGAACTAGATTATTTGATCTTGGATCTTCCCCCTGGAACGGGAGATGTGCAACTTACACTTACCCAAAAACTGAAAATTGACGGTGCAATTATTGTAACAACTCCTCAGGATATTGCTTTGGCAGATGTTCGTAAAGGCGCTGATATGTTCAAAAAAGTGCATACGCCTGTTCTAGGAGTGATTGAAAATATGTCCGGACTTTTTTTGGAAGGTCAGGTTGATAATGGGAACAAAGTATCCATTGAAGGGCAAGAAGTAGATGTTGATTCAGATGGTCGATTTGCCATTCGCGTTGATCTTTTTAAAAGGGGTGGTGGCAAATTAGAAAGTGAACGATTGAATGTGCCCTTGTTAGGTGAGATTCCAATAGCGCAGGAAATTGTTGAAGCCACTGATGCAGGAGAGCCTATCGTTAGTAAAAGTCCCGAAGCGCACGTATCTAAAATATATCGATCCATTGCAGAAAAGGTTGTGAACATTCTAAACTGATGTTCAATTATTTTACAGAAATTATTGCACTTATTTTTCTGGGATTTGCAATTATTTATCCTTGCTTTCTTTGGATAACACCCCGGAAAAATATAGATCAAGGGTTCTATCGTTTTAATTTGGGAATGTGCTGTATCGTGGGTGCTATTGGCGCCACGGCATTTCATTTTCTAAATCCTGATATAGTAGCTGAATCATATGTTTGGGTTTGGTTTGCATCTTTAATGCTCATTACAGCGTTATACTGGAATTCCGAAAACGTTAACAACATGATCATTACGGCCATTGCAATGCTCGGGGCGGGTACAATGATACGGATTGTTTTCGTCGTTGCGCCGGAACTTCATCAGCATGCTGTTTGGTTTACTCTCCTATTGGGTTCTGCTATTACGGCAGCGGTAATTTTTGCAATGATATTGGGTCATTGGTATTTAAATGTCATCGCACTTCCAATTCGACTTTTAAAAAATGCAACAGTTACCATGTGGGGATTATTAGCCATTCGCACCATTTGGGATATAGTTTATCTTTCTACGGATACTTATGTAGACACTTACGGCATTACCCACAATATTTGGGCATTTATGGCACGTTTTGATGGATTTCTCTTGGGCGTGGCATTTTTTATGGGGAACTTGGTTCCTATTGTTTTAAACGTGTTTATTTGGCGTACGTTAAAACTCCAAGCCACTCAAAGTGCCACAGGATTACTATATGTGTCTGTGGTAGCAGTTCTTTTTGGCGACTTATTATTTAAATATTATTTGCTTCAATTTGGGTTTTTGGTGTGAGTCAACTTGATTGTGAAGTCTGTAAAAAGACACAATCATTTTCAAATGCAGTCCAATGTGGCGAATGTAATAATCCTGCTCTCTTTGAAAATATTTTGGATTTTAAAGAGTGTCCCATCTGCGGATCTAAGCACCTTTATCGGAAAAAAGATTTCAATCAAGCCATTGGATGTATTATCATTTTAATCGGTGCCTTATTAGTTCCGTGGACTTATGGGTTGAGTTTACTTATTCTTTCTTTTATCGATTATCTACTCTATCGTCGGATAAAAGATTCAGTGGAATGTTACAAGTGCAAGTCAGAATTTAAAGATGTAGTTGTGCCAGAATCGTTAAAACCATTTGATCACCATATGGCAGAACAGTATGAATCTCAGTATTAGAATATATTGATTATTCGTTGATTGCGCCTCTCTGAAAGAGTAACTTCGCCCGCTGTTTTTCAGATTTTTTTGTGAAACCCAGATTGTGTCTAAATCATTAAGAAAAAAAATTATCGAGTTTGGAGATTTGCCAGCTCATATTGCCATAATTATGGATGGAAATGGTCGTTGGGCTAAGTCCCGAAGCCTTCCTCGTGTTGCGGGGCATGGTGAGGGCATAAATTCTGTCCGTGAAATTGTACGTGTATGTGGAGAGATTGGCATATCCCATTTAACGCTTTATACTTTTTCCAGTGAGAATTGGAATCGTCCAAAAAAAGAAGTTTCTGCCATTATGATGCTATTATTGGGAACCATAAAGAAAGAGATAAAGAATCTTCATAAAAATAATGTCCGCCTTTCTACTATCGGGAATCTAGACGATTTACCGAAGAGTTCTAGACAGGGGATGTTGGATGGCATAGAGATGACAAAAAATAATACAGGATTAAATTTAATCCTGGCATTGAGCTATGGCAGCAGGCAGGAACTATTAAGGGCATTCAATCGTATTGCAGATAAGATTTTATCAGGTGAAATGAAACAAGATCATATAACAGAAGAAACATTCTCCCGTGAATTATATACGGCAAATATTCCTGATCCGGATTTGTTAATTCGAACGGGTGGAGAACATCGTATAAGTAATTTTTTATTATGGCAATCTGCCTATACAGAATTTTATTTATCAGATATTTACTGGCCCGATTTCAGGGAGAAGGAATTGCTAAATTCAATTCTCGATTACCAATCACGCCAACGACGTTTTGGCCAAACGGGTGAACAGGTCTCCGCATGAAAAAAATAGTTTTATTAATCTTTATTACTTTTGCAGTTTCTCAGGCCCCCCCCTCTTTTAAACTAAAAGAGGTCAGCGTGGAAGGCAATGTTGAAACCAGTAAAAATATGGTGCTATATACGGCCGGATTGCAAAACGGTCAGGAAGTCTCATCAGAAGATTTCCGCCGCGCAGTAAAACGACTTTGGGAATTAGGCGTTTTTAGCAATATACAAATACATTTTGATGGTGATTCACCAGAAGGAATTGACATTACGATTGAGGTTGAAGAATCTCCCGTGTTAGGGCAGATAGTTTTTAATGGTAACAAAAAGATTAAAGATCGAAAGTTCAAAGATGAAATCTCTTTCCAGAGAGGAATGCGAATTAAGCCGAACTTTATAACCAAAACGATCAATAAAATAAAAGCGCTGTACATGGAAGATGGCTACTTCCTGGCCGAAGTCTCAGGTGAAATGAAGCTGGCCGAAGATGGAAAACAGGATATAGTTTTTACGATTCACGAAGGGAAAAAAGTAAAAATAAAGGACATCGTGATAAAGGGTAATTCCAATTATTTTGGATGGATTGCCTCAAAATCATGGATTCCAATGCCAAAGTTTTTTCGTAAAAACCTTACCCTCGGAAAATTAAGATGGCAGTTGAAAGAAACCAAAATTCGTAAATGGTGGAAATTTTGGGCGCCCGCTTATGATGAGAAAAAATTCAAAGAAGATCTAGATATCTTGACCACATTTTATAAAGATGAAGGATACAGAGATTTTTCTATTTTATCCGATTCTGTATATTATAGTCCTAAGAAAAAAGGATTGATTGTTCATATAAATATAGATGAAGGAAATCGTTATATATTTAGAAATTTCACTTGGGAAGGTAATGCCCTCTACGATACTGAAATCCTTGAAAGTACTTTAAACTTACAAAAGGGAGATTTCTTCAGCAAAACTGGGTTCGAAGAAGCGCTATATCAAAAAGTTCAAAGTTTATATATGGATCGGGGATATTTGTACAGCAGTATTGAGCCTTTCTTTACCCCCGTTGGTGAAGATTCTATTGATGTACATTTTTCCGTTACGGAGAACAATGAAGTTTTTATACGCAATATCAACATTTATGGAAATGATAAAACACGGGAAAATGTCATTCGCCGTGAGCTTGATGTTTTTCCCGGCGATTTGTTTAGACGCACATTGTTGCAGCGCAGTATGCGAAAACTTCATGTTTTAAATTATTTTGATCCCACATCTCTTAATCCGAATGTTGTTCCTGTTGACGAAGATGAAATTGATTTAGACATTACCTTGACTGAAAAATCTTCGGATAAAGCCAGTGCGAATATTGGCTTTACGGGTATTTACGGAATGACCGGTGGTGGAAACCTAGAATTCAATAATTTTTTGGGTAAAGGGCAAGTTCTCTCATTTGGCTTTGATGTGGGAACGCAAGTGTCTGTCTATAACAATTATGGTAAGCCCGGGAAATATGAAAGTCTGAACCTGCGTTTCATGGACCCCATGTTTAAGGATACGCCAAATCGGATTGGTTTTTCTCTATTTTATCAGTTCAGAGGTCAGGGAAACTCCTACTATTTTTATCCATTTGACCAACGAACAAGAGGTGGATCTATTCAGTGGGGTCGCCGATTGAAATGGCCTGACGATTATTTCCGGGCCTATTGGGAATTGACTGTTCAAAGAAGAGAATATATGGGTGACGATGAAGTGTTGTCTGAATATTTTGGTAGTTTCAGAGAATCAACGGGAATCAATATCCGACAATCTATTAGTCGTGATAGTCGAGACAGAGCAGAATTTCCAACCCAAGGCTCTAGTGCAACATGGGTTTCAACATTTTCCGGGGGAATATTAGGTGGGGATGAAAATTACCATAAACATGTTTTAACTTTAGATTGGTATACGCCTACTTTTTGGAAATTTGTATTAACAAGTTCATTAAAAATTGGCACTATCCGCAAATTAAGTGTTGCTGGCGGTAATTTCACATACATACCACCCTATGAAAGATTCATTATGGGTGGAAACGGTATACCGTATGGGAATATGTTGAGAGGGTATCCGGATAACTCTATAGGTCCGACAACATCACAAGGGCGCGCAATAGGTGGAAATACCATGTTGAAATATTCGACAGAATTTAGAGTTCCATTCTCTGAAAATCCGGTAGTTTACGGCATGCTTTTTGCTGAGGCCGGGGGCGTGTGGGACGATACAAGACTTATGCAATCAATGGGATTCCCAAGGAGGAATTCATTAGAACTTAAACGGTCCGCTGGTATCGGGATCAGATTCTTTATGCCTATGATCGGAATGCTCGGTTTCGATATGGGGTATGGTTTTGACGATATTGCCGGCGATGGCCAACCCCAGGGATGGGAATACACAATCATCTTTGGAAGGTAATCATTAAATCAAGGAGGAAAAAGTGATTAGAAAGACAATCACCACAATAGGTATTATGGCAATAATGTTGCCGGTAATGCTTGTCGCACAAAATAAAATTGGATTTGTTCAATCAGACCGTATTCGTGCGGAATATGAAGAATTCAAAGATGCAGAAGCCCAGCTTCAATTGGAATACCGCCAGGTAAATGCTCAGTACAATATGATGGTCATTGAACTGGATAGTATTAAACAGGCCTTTGAAACACAACGGCTCATGAGTAGCCCCGATTGGCGTAAAGAAAAAGAAGCTGAAATTGTTTCAAGAGAGCAGACAATCCAAAAATTTCAAGTAACAATGGTTGGGCC is a genomic window of Candidatus Neomarinimicrobiota bacterium containing:
- a CDS encoding Mrp/NBP35 family ATP-binding protein, with the translated sequence MNKNQVLELLKSVNYPGFSRDIVSFGMVDDVIIDGDSVNIALKITTQNEDKKESVIGDVTETLNKTGAFQNVIVSIKEGTPVATPSQAPQSPGQQPAAPLEGIKHIIAVASGKGGVGKSTVAANLALSLKGKGFSVGLLDLDIYGPSLPIILGINEQPPLTQDRKLIPLDHMGLKIMSFGFISGNQTPVIWRGPLVARMTEQFFRDVVWGELDYLILDLPPGTGDVQLTLTQKLKIDGAIIVTTPQDIALADVRKGADMFKKVHTPVLGVIENMSGLFLEGQVDNGNKVSIEGQEVDVDSDGRFAIRVDLFKRGGGKLESERLNVPLLGEIPIAQEIVEATDAGEPIVSKSPEAHVSKIYRSIAEKVVNILN
- a CDS encoding 4Fe-4S binding protein; this translates as MAINKTYDHYKTVPDPAEKVNFKKKKPKLMAVVDEDNCTGCQVCVPFCPVDCIEPVPIEKYGIPIPPVQVRHDECIGCQICAKVCTKLTWDAIRMIKTEEFEEIYDVNVSG
- a CDS encoding isoprenyl transferase, with the protein product MIEFGDLPAHIAIIMDGNGRWAKSRSLPRVAGHGEGINSVREIVRVCGEIGISHLTLYTFSSENWNRPKKEVSAIMMLLLGTIKKEIKNLHKNNVRLSTIGNLDDLPKSSRQGMLDGIEMTKNNTGLNLILALSYGSRQELLRAFNRIADKILSGEMKQDHITEETFSRELYTANIPDPDLLIRTGGEHRISNFLLWQSAYTEFYLSDIYWPDFREKELLNSILDYQSRQRRFGQTGEQVSA
- the bamA gene encoding outer membrane protein assembly factor BamA, translating into MKKIVLLIFITFAVSQAPPSFKLKEVSVEGNVETSKNMVLYTAGLQNGQEVSSEDFRRAVKRLWELGVFSNIQIHFDGDSPEGIDITIEVEESPVLGQIVFNGNKKIKDRKFKDEISFQRGMRIKPNFITKTINKIKALYMEDGYFLAEVSGEMKLAEDGKQDIVFTIHEGKKVKIKDIVIKGNSNYFGWIASKSWIPMPKFFRKNLTLGKLRWQLKETKIRKWWKFWAPAYDEKKFKEDLDILTTFYKDEGYRDFSILSDSVYYSPKKKGLIVHINIDEGNRYIFRNFTWEGNALYDTEILESTLNLQKGDFFSKTGFEEALYQKVQSLYMDRGYLYSSIEPFFTPVGEDSIDVHFSVTENNEVFIRNINIYGNDKTRENVIRRELDVFPGDLFRRTLLQRSMRKLHVLNYFDPTSLNPNVVPVDEDEIDLDITLTEKSSDKASANIGFTGIYGMTGGGNLEFNNFLGKGQVLSFGFDVGTQVSVYNNYGKPGKYESLNLRFMDPMFKDTPNRIGFSLFYQFRGQGNSYYFYPFDQRTRGGSIQWGRRLKWPDDYFRAYWELTVQRREYMGDDEVLSEYFGSFRESTGINIRQSISRDSRDRAEFPTQGSSATWVSTFSGGILGGDENYHKHVLTLDWYTPTFWKFVLTSSLKIGTIRKLSVAGGNFTYIPPYERFIMGGNGIPYGNMLRGYPDNSIGPTTSQGRAIGGNTMLKYSTEFRVPFSENPVVYGMLFAEAGGVWDDTRLMQSMGFPRRNSLELKRSAGIGIRFFMPMIGMLGFDMGYGFDDIAGDGQPQGWEYTIIFGR
- a CDS encoding ferredoxin family protein, encoding MAYIIAEPCVGTCDTACVEVCPVDCIHGPENKTGAGAEVKEAGFDPEGKMLYIDPEECIDCGACEPECPVEAIFEESEVPEEWNKYIKINYDYFGREYSG
- a CDS encoding OmpH family outer membrane protein; amino-acid sequence: MIRKTITTIGIMAIMLPVMLVAQNKIGFVQSDRIRAEYEEFKDAEAQLQLEYRQVNAQYNMMVIELDSIKQAFETQRLMSSPDWRKEKEAEIVSREQTIQKFQVTMVGPEGELYRRQAQLEFDILSKVKRAVDKVAATKNIDFIIDGSVALLYGNPTYDLTDDVLFELRKYNVSDDKDSANEK